Below is a genomic region from Flavobacterium ginsengisoli.
TTGAAGAACAAACGTAAACGAGTTACCATCTTTCTTGGTAATTACTTTTATGAAGTCTACTTTTTTGTCTAGATTCAAATCGAGATTATTGATTCCTGTTTTCTCTAAATTCAGATTTTTTTCAAACTCCTCAATGGTTTTTGATTTCTGAAAGAGTGTCATTACAGCATACAAATCTAGATTATCGCCTGGAAGTCCTAGTTCTTTACCATCGTTATCAGACTGACTAAAAATTAGCTGGGCAGACATGATTAATGCAACTGTCAAATATTTTGTAAATTTCTTTATCATATTAAGAGTATAAAATATTAGTAAGCGGAGTAGAAAATGATCTTTCTATACTTTCTACTCTGTACCCAGAAATCGTCTAGTGTTTTTTGGTTTTATCCAGTTCGCCAATAAAAGGAATAGCATTCTGAATTTCAGCGCGTATAGTCACTTGCAAATACAACTCAAGCTGTACAAATTTTGCCGCATTGATTCCGCCAATAGCTTTTGCCAGTTTAGAATGCGTTTTGGCAAGTAATTTTTCTGAATCTTGATTGTATTTTAAGTTTGCCGCTGTTAGCTCTGTAGCTTTAGCATCGCTTAAAGTCGAATAATTGTTTGCATAGTCTTCGAGAATTTTAATCTTTTGCTGACTTAAGGCTTTGCGCTCTGCTTCGTATTTATCATAAATAGGCTGAAATGCTGCTGCTTGTGTGTCAGACAAATCCAAATATTCTTTGACTACATCTGCCTTTGATTTTCCATAAAGATCTTGGATCAAATTAATTTCATCTACAGAAGATTGTGCAAAAGCACTTAATCCGAAAACCAACGAAAGTATAAATAGTAATTTTTTCATAATCTTAATTTTAAAGTTTAAATAATTTGCTAAAGTGATAGCTACACATTACTTCCAAATCAAATTTAAAAGTTTTAAAAATGCATTTTATTCTGTCAATCCATCAGAAGCACTCATATCTCTTAAACAAACATATTTGCCATCTCTTTTTTCAAAAAGACTCATATAATTTCCAGTATTTATAGGCGTTTTTGTCGAGTCGGTTACTTTATAATATCCTACTTCTACCACCATGTTACCATCGTGAGAAACAAAAACTTCTTTGGTTTCAAATGAGATTACATTTGTATTATTTTCTAAATCTGATTTTAAAAATTCATATCTAGCATCTTTACCAATAATTGGCGGTCTGTTTTGATAAAAAGTAATGGCGTCATCTGCATAATATCCAATCTCTTTCAATTGACCAGCATTGTATGTTGCAAGCATATTCATTTTCTTTTGCCTGAATTTCTTTCTTGACTTGCTTTAAGTCAATCACAACATTTTCGTCCTTTTTTGTATTGCAGGAAACCAATAAAACACAAAAACCAGAGAGAACCGCTCTTATAATTATTTTATTTTTCATAGACATTAAATTTTCAAGTTGATATAAAACTATTTCGTTTTACAAACAGATTCAAAAATTTGTTCGTAAACACAGTTCTTTTTAATATTCTTCGAATATCTTTTGAAGTTCGGCCAAGCTTCTTTTTTCAACAATGCTACCGACAATAAGATTCTAGATTTCTGCGGATTTAAAGCATATGAAGCAATTAATCCAAGTTCATCATCGTTGCATTCTACATTACGGCTTACAAGTCCAGTTGCTACACGTGTGCTTCGAACTACTATAATTCCTTTTTTGCTAGCTCTTGCACAAGCATCTAGAGAGGCTTTGTTCATATTTCCGTTTCCTACTCCAGCAATTACAATTCCTTTGGCACCGCGTTCTATAGAAGCATCAATTAAATCTGGCTTCATATCTGCATCGGCATAAATAATGTCTACACGAGGAAAAGAGCTAACGCCTTTTACATCAAACTCTGAGTTTTTTCCAAATTTTTGACTAGGATAATTAAAGAAATCGTTTGTTCCGTAAGAAGTAATACCGATAAGTCCTCTAAGCGGAGACATAAAAGTCTGAACGGCCGTTGTACTCACTTTTGTTAAAGATTGTGCCGAATGAATCCAATCGTTCATTACCAAAAGTACACCGCGTCCTTTTGCTTTAGGATCGCCAGCTACTGCAATCGCATTATAAAGATTTAAAGGTCCGTCTGCGCTAATTGCTGTTGACGGACGCATTGATCCTACAAGCACTACTGGTTTATCTGTTTTTGTAGTTAGATTTAAAAAAAGGCCGTTTCTTCCATTGTATCGGTTCCGTGTGTAATTACAAAACCGTCTACATCATTGCTATCGGCTAACTCATTAATTCTATTGGCTACTTTCAGCATAATTTCAAATGACATGTCCTGAGATCCGACATTCGCAATTTGCTCGCCTTTTATATCGGCTACTTTCAAAGCATCTGGAATTGCATTTACCATTGCATCAATGGTAACTTGACCAGAAGTATATCCTGACTGTACTCCTGTTTGAGCAGAACCGGCAATTGTTCCGCCTGTTGCTAATATTAGAACTTTAGGCTTAGCCTGTCCGAACATGCTGATATTGAGTGATAATAACAGCAGTAAAAGTATTTTTTTGTAAAAGTTGATATTTAATTTCATCATTTTGTCGTTTAAGGTTGAGAATTATTTTTGGCCTGTTAAAGTTGCTGGATCAAGCAGTTTTTTAATTTGGTCTTCTGTCAGCAATTTCTTTTCGCGTATAAGTTCTAAAATACCTTTATTGGTTGCCAATGCTTCTTTGGCCAATTCAGTTGTTTTTTCGTAACCCAAAATCGGATTTAGAGCCGTTACAACACCAACACTTCGATCCATATAATGCGCCAAAACGTCTTTGTTTACTGTAATGCCATCGATACAGTTTTTTCTAAATAATGGCATTGCTTTAAAAAACAATCCTTGAGATTCCATCATGGCAATGGCCTGAACAGGTTCAAAAGCATTTAATTGCAATAAACCAGATTGTGCGGCAATCGTTACGGTCAAGTCATTTCCCATTACTTTAAAACACAATTGGTTCATAAGTTCTGGCATAACCGGATTTACTTTTCCTGGCATAATTGAAGATCCTGGCTGAAGTGCAGGCAAATTGATTTCGAAAAAACCAGTACGAGGACCAGAGGCCAAAATGATCAAATCGTCGCTTATTTTTGCCAAAGCTACTGCCATGCTTTTAAGTGTAGAAGAATACATTACAAACCCTTGTTGACTAGTCGTAGCAAGCAATAAGATCTTTACTCATTACAATTGGTTTTCCTGTAATTTTTGCCAGATGTGTCGCTACTTTTTCAGCATAACCTGGAGAAGCAGTAATTCCTGTCCCGATTGCTGTAGCTCCCATATTTTGTTCGCATAAATAAACTTCCGCTTTTTTTAAAGCACTAATTTCTGCGTCAAGCTGATTCCCGAAAGCATGAAATTCCTGACCTACAGTCATTGGTACAGCATCTTGCCCTTCGGTTCTTCCCATTTTTAGAATGTCTTTAAATTCATCGCCTTTTTTATGGAAAGCTTTAGCCAAAAGATCTGCCTCTTGAAGCAGTTTATCGTTATGAAGAAGTAATGCCACTTTTATGGCTGTTGGGTACACATCGTTTGTTGATTGTCCCATATTAAGATCATCATGAGGTTCAATGTATTGATATTCTCCTTTT
It encodes:
- a CDS encoding YybH family protein, with the protein product MLATYNAGQLKEIGYYADDAITFYQNRPPIIGKDARYEFLKSDLENNTNVISFETKEVFVSHDGNMVVEVGYYKVTDSTKTPINTGNYMSLFEKRDGKYVCLRDMSASDGLTE